Proteins co-encoded in one Oreochromis aureus strain Israel breed Guangdong linkage group 3, ZZ_aureus, whole genome shotgun sequence genomic window:
- the LOC116317482 gene encoding RNA-binding protein 4B-like: protein MVKIFIGNLSQNTEKDEIEALFTQYGTVTECAKYKNYAFVHMEDRKSATKAIRELHLHKLNGRPINVEPSRSTDQGPVKLHVANVEKGFDKELRDLFLEYGTVTECSIVKNFAFVHMSNSDEAMDALQGLDNTEFQGKRIHVQISKSRPRGGPEEEEYPPPPVRGGYFPPRFPGERPEPPYRGRMSAYPPPPPPPPPPPPPPRRAAYPDRGYGDRESYGVVDFYEKYRARPYAPNFDDRRPSAIPPPPPPPSALVRERLGMGSLDPYERRPLPAPAGYMARDRSPIRRAPPPPAPAAGNGYSYERSRLSPLSPMSRTPMYTAPRPREAYSERVLPPPPPPPPRYAGY, encoded by the exons ATGGTAAAGATCTTTATCGGTAACCTCTCTCAGAACACTGAGAAGGATGAGATTGAAGCTCTGTTTACTCAGTACGGCACAGTAACAGAATGTGCCAAGTACAAAAACTATGCTTTTGTTCACATGGAAGACCGCAAATCTGCCACCAAAGCAATCCGTGAACTCCATCTCCATAAGCTGAATGGCAGACCCATCAACGTAGAGCCAAGCAGAAGCACGGACCAGGGCCCCGTGAAGCTTCACGTGGCCAATGTGGAGAAGGGCTTTGACAAAGAGCTCCGTGACCTGTTTTTGGAGTATGGCACAGTCACGGAGTGCTCCATCGTCAAAAACTTTGCCTTTGTGCATATGTCTAATTCTGACGAGGCCATGGATGCCTTGCAGGGCCTGGATAATACAGAGTTTCAAG GGAAACGCATACACGTTCAAATATCAAAAAGCAGACCGAGAGGGGgaccagaggaggaggagtatcCACCTCCGCCTGTGAGAGGAGGCTATTTTCCTCCTCGCTTTCCAGGGGAGAGACCCGAGCCTCCCTACAGAGGCCGCATGTCCGCttaccctcctcctcctcctccgccccCGCCACCTCCCCCTCCTCCGAGACGAGCAGCGTATCCTGATCGTGGCTATGGCGATCGAGAATCTTATGGGGTGGTCGATTTCTATGAGAAATACAGAGCCCGTCCTTACGCCCCAAACTTCGATGACAGGCGTCCCAGTGCCATCCCCCCTCCACCCCCTCCTCCCTCTGCATTGGTTAGGGAGCGTCTCGGAATGGGCTCTCTTGATCCGTATGAGCGGCGTCCACTGCCCGCTCCTGCAGGTTACATGGCGAGGGATCGAAGCCCTATCAGAAGAGCCCCCCCTCCGCCTGCTCCTGCAGCTGGTAATGGTTACTCCTACGAGCGTTCTCGATTGTCTCCATTGTCTCCAATGTCAAGGACGCCGATGTACACAGCTCCCCGTCCCCGGGAAGCCTACTCGGAGAGAGTGCTGCCGCCACCACCACCGCCGCCGCCTCGCTATGCAGGCTATTAG